In Aegilops tauschii subsp. strangulata cultivar AL8/78 chromosome 3, Aet v6.0, whole genome shotgun sequence, one genomic interval encodes:
- the LOC109768583 gene encoding disease resistance protein PIK6-NP, with the protein MEGACLCFLKSACQCLVSQAASTATNEMAVQAGVQADAMILAEELGEMHKFLADVEEYDYEEAGGEMEPSGDAEEERRWVDKIRDMACDIEDCLLQLAPHRESPSLWRVRWASLAPRHSIAAELKDLVSQVKRVSEIRERYQRARDRAVRKPAVKPVEEGAWPVEWKVDLGHLLARPDESLLVISVWQMAAGGKATSLIDLVYDDAKMFQCRAWVTATHPMSLTEFLRGLARQLQANENDCPPPVSQSTLRFLGDTERMGTEELMTVVAHHLSAKRYLVVVEDVCTRPTWDWIKVFFPDHRNGSRIIATSQRADVARHCARRPRRSFALEGVKQDDARLYVSSDKVWKKEKETRNKPQSDQVNDRQTTTETISASTIDTTWMTRIFNSNAFRKEATLKRRRHRIEPQRQYQSFHSEESVRTYPSNASNKAATSESNVVIKIDPYSQFVGRREEVADLTKRILEDGPDCCPISVYGPSGIGKSLLMRKVVYDGQGISRRFERLAWITLVHPFNQEEFQQSIISQFQACSPGWRKESGSHIEDMAGDKLATKMFQLMKVGRSLVILDGLSEEEEWDQVKSCLWSSDGIKDNCTIVVTTTNPAVAHHCSGNRNSPYKLNPLDSAAVRQLFYHKVFKRDGLIELHEQMDYLANRIIEKCVGDLRAIIIISGLLGTKARTLAAWERVRKRYDLELENNPGLGVANAAGKLSYDDLPSHMKYLLQYLSIFPRGYNLMRRRLATAWVAEIYNMHERGNNAEELEKIFDGLITRGMIHPLKRVEITGGRVNGCHVGDVFQQLGDFKAKTGDWFHILDDHSVNRNPAISQPRHLVIKSGWIRHEDEFKKIDHSCARSLTVFGEWSSFFISPSMRLLRVLDLEDTTGLVEHDDLEKIGEFQHLKYLGLRNTGITRLPNSLGKLQCLEVLDIRGTYIAKLPSTVIHLARLCHLRGGTMAASMEDNAQRDFTGGVTRCCPQSLQNATLSAFCKCLLPTFQRKKPHGVHAPKNIGKLKFIITLGTIDVAGSRSVMKEIQKLTQLQRLGFTGVTYRNSKHLCSILERLQNLRSLMVHSGDSLGGLDIVSSPPRHLETLKLYGTLGTLPRWIKTLHNLQKLCLRTTLLGHDAVQIIAKLPKLIMLHLLAKSIVVEEMEFQSDAFPKLELLQLDRLENLVSVSFPGGALPNLEVLQVDNCNLLRGPVLRQFHKLPKIKKILLDGCMVFKKQEERKLRNAFMLVQTVLRWYGKARKGTSQ; encoded by the exons ATGGAGGGTGCGTGCCTGTGCTTCCTCAAATCCGCATGCCAGTGCCTGGTAAGCCAGGCGGCGTCAACTGCCACCAATGAGATGGCCGTGCAAGCTGGGGTGCAAGCGGACGCCATGATCCTGGCGGAAGAGCTCGGGGAGATGCACAAGTTCCTCGCAGATGTGGAGGAGTATGACTATGAGGAGGCCGGTGGAGAGATGGAACCGAGCGGTGATGCGGAGGAGGAACGGCGCTGGGTGGACAAAATCCGGGACATGGCATGCGACATCGAAGACTGCCTCCTGCAGCTCGCCCCTCACCGGGAGAGTCCGTCCTTGTGGAGGGTACGGTGGGCCTCTCTAGCGCCGCGGCACAGTATCGCCGCCGAGCTCAAGGACTTGGTGTCCCAAGTGAAGCGCGTGAGCGAGATAAGGGAGCGCTATCAACGCGCCCGCGACAGGGCGGTGAGGAAGCCGGCGGTCaagccggtggaggagggggcgtgGCCAGTTGAATGGAAGGTCGATCTCGGCCATCTGCTTGCGCGGCCCGATGAATCACTATTGGTGATATCTGTGTGGCAGATGGCAGCCGGCGGGAAGGCCACTTCTCTCATCGACCTAGTCTATGATGACGCCAAGATGTTCCAGTGCCGCGCATGGGTCACGGCGACTCACCCCATGAGCCTCACCGAGTTTCTCCGAGGCTTGGCGAGGCAGCTCCAGGCAAATGAAAATGATTGCCCGCCGCCGGTGTCGCAGAGCACACTCAGGTTCCTAGGGGATACTGAGAGGATGGGGACAGAGGAGCTGATGACGGTGGTAGCACACCACCTTAGCGCGAAGCGGTACCTGGTCGTCGTCGAAGACGTATGCACAAGGCCCACGTGGGACTGGATCAAAGTCTTCTTCCCGGATCACAGGAATGGCAGCCGGATTATAGCTACATCTCAGAGAGCTGATGTGGCAAGGCATTGCGCTCGGCGACCAAGAAGATCGTTCGCTCTTGAAGGAGTTAAACAAGATGATGCACGGCTTTACGTCTCTTCCGACAAG GTgtggaaaaaagaaaaagaaacaagaAATAAGCCCCAAAGCGATCAGGTGAACGATCGACAAACTACAACTGAGACCATATCCGCATCAACCATTGACACCACATGGATGACAAGGATCTTCAACAGCAACGCCTTCAGGAAGGAAGCGACACTCAAGCGACGCCGTCACCGGATCGAACCACAAAGGCAGTATCAAAGTTTTCACTCTGAAGAATCAGTCCGAACATATCCGAGCAATGCCTCCAACAAG GCTGCCACTAGTGAATCGAATGTTGTTATAAAAATAGATCCATACTCGCAGTTTGTTGGTAGGAGGGAGGAAGTTGCTGATTTAACCAAACGGATATTAGAGGACGGTCCTGACTGCTGCCCAATCTCAGTGTACGGGCCTAGTGGTATTGGAAAGAGCCTCCTCATGAGGAAAGTTGTCTACGATGGCCAAGGGATATCTAGGAGGTTCGAAAGGCTAGCGTGGATCACGTTGGTGCATCCCTTCAACCAGGAGGAGTTCCAGCAAAGCATAATTTCACAATTCCAGGCATGCTCCCCGGGATGGAGGAAAGAATCTGGGAGTCATATCGAGGACATGGCTGGTGACAAGTTGGCGACTAAGATGTTTCAGCTCATGAAAGTAGGGAGATCTCTGGTAATCCTCGATGGGCTgtcagaagaagaagaatggGATCAGGTGAAGTCGTGCTTATGGAGTTCTGATGGAATTAAAGATAACTGCACTATCGTGGTTACTACTACAAATCCTGCAGTTGCTCATCATTGTTCAGGGAATAGGAACTCTCCATACAAGTTGAACCCTCTTGACAGCGCTGCAGTTCGTCAGTTGTTCTACCATAAG GTATTCAAGCGTGATGGGCTAATTGAGTTGCATGAACAAATGGATTATCTTGCTAATCGCATCATAGAAAAATGCGTTGGGGACCTTCGTGCAATCATTATCATAAGTGGACTTCTAGGCACCAAAGCACGAACATTAGCAGCATGGGAGAGGGTGCGGAAACGTTATGACTTGGAGTTAGAAAACAACCCTGGCCTTGGGGTGGCTAATGCAGCAGGAAAATTGAGCTATGatgatttaccatcccatatgaAATATTTGCTACAATATCTTAGCATTTTCCCCAGAGGCTACAACCTAATGCGCAGAAGATTGGCAACTGCATGGGTAGCAGAAATCTACAACATGCatgaaagaggaaataatgctgAGGAACTTGAGAAGATCTTTGATGGCCTGATTACCAGGGGTATGATTCATCCATTGAAACGAGTAGAGATAACTGGCGGAAGAGTAAATGGCTGCCATGTTGGTGATGTGTTTCAACAACTCGGTGATTTCAAAGCAAAAACGGGGGATTGGTTCCACATCCTTGATGATCACAGTGTGAATAGGAACCCTGCAATCTCCCAACCCAGACACCTAGTTATTAAAAGTGGGTGGATAAGACATGAGGATGAGTTCAAGAAAATAGACCACTCTTGTGCTCGGTCACTAACAGTTTTTGGGGAGTGGAGTTCTTTTTTCATTTCACCAAGCATGAGGTTGCTAAGAGTGCTTGATTTGGAAGACACTACAGGTCTAGTGGAGCATGATGACCTTGAGAAAATTGGGGAATTCCAGCATCTCAAGTATCTAGGTCTCAGGAACACAGGCATTACCCGTCTACCGAACTCCTTGGGCAAGTTGCAATGCCTTGAGGTATTAGATATCCGTGGCACTTACATCGCCAAGCTGCCATCTACTGTCATCCATCTCGCTAGGCTGTGCCATCTCCGTGGTGGTACAATGGCTGCATCAATGGAAGACAATGCTCAGCGAGATTTTACTGGTGGAGTGACCAGATGTTGTCCTCAGTCTCTCCAGAATGCCACTTTATCTGCTTTCTGCAAATGTTTGCTCCCTACGTTTCAGAGGAAGAAACCACATGGTGTGCATGCCCCGAAGAACATAGGGAAACTGAAGTTCATTATTACACTAGGGACCATTGATGTTGCAGGCAGTCGAAGTGTTATGAAGGAGATACAGAAGCTGACACAGTTACAGAGATTAGGTTTCACCGGCGTTACATATCGCAACAGCAAGCATCTGTGCTCTATTCTTGAGCGTCTCCAGAATCTGCGGTCATTGATGGTTCACTCTGGAGATTCACTCGGCGGATTAGATATTGTTTCCTCACCCCCACGCCATCTTGAAACACTGAAACTATATGGCACTCTTGGTACGCTCCCAAGGTGGATCAAGACCCTTCATAATCTCCAAAAGCTATGCCTGCGCACAACACTCCTGGGCCATGATGCTGTACAGATCATCGCTAAGCTACCCAAGTTGATCATGCTACACCTCTTGGCTAAATCAATTGTGGTGGAGGAGATGGAATTTCAAAGCGATGCGTTTCCAAAACTTGAGCTGCTCCAACTTGACCGGTTAGAAAATCTCGTGTCGGTATCATTTCCAGGAGGAGCACTGCCAAACCTAGAGGTACTGCAAGTCGATAACTGCAACCTTTTAAGAGGGCCTGTCCTGCGTCAATTTCACAAGCTCCCGAAAATTAAAAAGATCTTGCTGGATGGCTGCATGGTGTTCAAGAAACAAGAGGAGAGAAAACTTAGGAATGCTTTTATGTTAGTTCAAACTGTCCTGCGATGGTATGGGAAGGCAAGAAAAGGCACTTCACAGTAG